The nucleotide sequence TGTCCAGCGACAATGATTATGCAAAGTTTTTCTTTTATGCCCTGACCCTTATCACTTTGCTACAAAATACCCGGTGGCTGGAAGAGCTCAGCAAGTTGGAATGCTGGATCTATCTGCTGTTATTGTTCTTCTTCTATCGAACAATAGCAGGATTAAATCCCTTTTCGGATATAGATAGCAAAACGCTAGCTGGGACCAATGGTTGGTATCTGATCAGTGCCGTTCTGTTCCAATTTAATAAGTTTTATCTGCTGGCGATGCTGATTAAAATCCCCGTGGTCCTCATCTATAATCACGCCAGTCTGTCTCGTAAATTGAAAATATCCGGGCTGTTTCAATCTACTTTTCCGCAGCTCATTCAATTCGTTCTACTGACCATCATCTTCTATTCATTTCTATCTGGCTGGCAAGCCGAAAATTTGCGCCGCACAATTCAGGATCAACTGGAGAAGTTCGAGCATGGGGCGCCAGCGCCAGGTGTTGAATGGTACAAGATCGATCTGGAACAGCTTAGTGAATTTAGCAAGGTGGTGGATTATGAGCCGACCGTTGCTTTTGAACAATTGAGAGGGATTGGCGTGATCGAAATGCGGCACCGTCCTGGGATCATCCCATTTATCAAGCCAAGAAACGATTTTTTCATCTTTTTAAGGCAATCCAGCAGAGAGCTCTATCTCATCAAAATCGATGAACAATGGTTACGATCCATCACGAAGAATTTACGCTATCTGGCGGGCACTTCGATGAACGCCTATCCGTTGACTCCGAGCAAGTGGAGCTCTTATATCTATCGCGCGGATTTTCTCTGGCAACGGGAGCGACATATCCGCATCTTTCCCCTGGGCGCTTTGCCCATCAAATCAGATTCTGGCGTTTCGATCCAATTGGATTATCCCTATTCTACGCCTGAAAAAATTCTGAACAAATTTGAATTCCTGTTTAAAGATAAATATCAGCTCGTGTTTGGCCGGGTTTATTTGCCATTCTGGCAGGAGGACAAGCCGAGCAATCGCTTTCTAGCTTTCGATATCATCATGAAATTAGAGCCGGTCATTTTATTTTCTGGCCTCCCTCAAATCCTGATGGTATTGCTGGTCATTTATCTGCTGTTCAATAGCTTTGTGGTCCGGCAGGTGGTGAAATTTGGTGAACAAATCAATGAAACGATCATCGAAAAATTTGCTCAACTCCGAGCAGGTATCCAGCAAATTGCCACTGGAAATCTGGATCATAAAATAACTCTCGAGGGCGAGGATGAATTCGTGGAGCTGGCCGATCATTTTAATGAGATGGGTCAGCAATTGAAGAAAAAAATAGCAGAGGCTCGGGAACGCGATTTATTTGAATATGAACTGCAATTAGCGCGTCAGGTACAATTGAGCCTACTGCCTCAGCACTTGCCGCAGATCCCGAATTTTGAGCTTGCAGCTTCGATGCAAACGGCCAATACCGTCGGGGGCGATTTTTATGATATCTTTGCCGTGGACAACCAGCGCTACTTGTTTACGATCGGGGATGTCTCTGGAAAGGGATCTTCAGCAGCGCTCTATATGGCCCAATGTATGAGCTTGGTTCGGTTCTCGCGACAGTTCACCAGTGATCCCAAGCAAATCGCGTCCCGATTGAACAATTATTTTGCCACCACAATCCTTGATCGTCAGATCTTTGTCACTTCCATTATCGGGATTTTAAATCCGGAGGAGAACAAACTTCAATTCACCCGCGCTGGGCATTGTGCGCCGATCATCGTACCCGCAGACCCCAAGCGCTCCGTCCAGTTACTCGAATCACGTGGGCTTGGGATTGGTCTCACCCAAGATGCTCGAATGTTTGAACGGGCGAATATGATCAAAATCGTAACGCTTGCTCCGGGGGATGTTCTGGTTTGTTATACAGATGGGATCATCGAGGCTGCGCGATTATCCGCTCCATCGAGCGAAGCTGAATTTGAACTTTACGGCGAACCGCGATTGCTCCGATTGTTAGAATCGCAGCGCGGCAAGGGCGCTCAGGAAATCTTAAAGGCGATTGAAGCAGATATCGCGGCGTTCTACAACGGCCATCCCCGTGTGGACGATCACACAATCTTGATTTTGAAATGCTGTAAATGAACTGAATCCACTCTAAAATTTGACATCGGATTAAATCATTGCGTAATATCTCAAATCGACATCTTCAAATATTACTGGAGTATTATGAAAATCAAAGCCAAATTATTTGCATCTTTGAGGAAGAAGCTGGGCAAAAGCGAATGCGAATTAGATCTATCTTTGGGAAGCCGAGTTCTGGATGCGATCCGCGAATTGAACCTCTCGGAAAAAGATAGCTATGTGCTTATGCTCAATGGAATCCATTGTCAGATGGATCAGGAATTGACGGATGGGGATGTATTGAGCATCTTTCCTATGATTGCCGGTGGCTGATAATTAAGGCGAATGATGAGAGAACTGGGGAAACACTGGCATATTAATTTCAAGGAAGAATGGAGCATTGGAGGAATGGAATGGTGGAAGCACTGGTGAAAGATTCGATGGCATGAGAAAATCACAACGAGCAGGGTGCGCTTTTGGAAGCCGAAATGTGATGCTTTCGAAAGAGATGGTCCACTCATAGAAGAGTTAATTTTTGCTTTTTGTCTTATAAACGACAAATCAACTGAAATCAAAAAATAAATGGAGACAATTGCATGAACGGATGGATGGGAAAACTATTGCGAGTCAACTTGACGGAGCGATCTGTCACAGAAGAGCCGATCGATGTTGAAGTCTGGAGAAAATTTTTAGGCGGACGAGGCTTTGGTGCATGGGTTTTGTATCACGAGGTCGATCACACAGTTAAGCCGCTCGATCCAGAGAACGTTTTGATCTTTGCCACTGGGCCGCTCACTGGGACCACTGCTGCGACGCCAGGAAGATTCAGCGTAACGACGAAATCTCCATTGACTGGCGCGATCACCGATGCGAATTCCGGCGGCAAGTGGGGCGTTTACTTCAAAAAATGTGGCTATGATGCGTTAATCGTCACTGGCAAAGCGGATACGCCAGTGTATCTCACCATTTTCGACGATCAAATCGAAATAAAAGATGCAAGGCAGGTGTGGGGCAAAGATGTCCACGAGACGACCGACATTTTAGAAGAGACCGAGGGCAAAGGAACCAGCGTATTGTGCATCGGGCCGGCTGGGGAAAATCAGGTGTTGATTGCGGCAATCATGAACGATAAAGATCGGGCGCTGGCGCGGGCTGGTGTCGGTGCAGTGATGGGTTCGAAAAATCTCAAGGCCATCGTTGCTAAGGGCACCAAAAAGATCGAAATCGCTGATCCTGAGCGGATGAAATTTGTCACCTATGAGGCGAATAAGCTGGTTCGTGCCCATCCGATCACATCCAAGGGACTGCCAGAATTCGGTACTGCTGTGTTGGTCAATATTATGAACGAGGCAGGGATATTTCCCACGCGCAACTATCAGGACTCGCAATTCGAGGGGGCGGAGAAGATCTCGGGGGAATCGATCACCGATCAGATCTTGATCAAAAAATCGGGATGCTGGGGGTGCATCATCCAATGTGCTCGCAAGACCCGAACGCGCAACGAGGAAGGGGAGGGCCCTGAGTACGAATCGGATTGGGCGTTGGGTGCCAATTGTGGCATTGATGACCTCGAAGCGATTACTGAAGCAAATTACCTCTGCAATAAATTGGGGCTTGATACTATTTCGACAGGTGGGACCATCGCCTGTGCGATGGAGCTAAATCAGCGGGGCATCGTCGATACCGGTATTCATTTTGGTGAGGCGCACAAATTGAAAGAAATAATTCGAAAGATCGCATATCGCGAGGGCATCGGAGCAGAGCTTGCGCTTGGGTCGAAGCGGTTTGCTGCCAAATATGGCGCAGAGCAATATTCCATGCAAGTGAAAGGGCTGGAGCTGGCGGCTTACGATCCTCGCGGCGCTCAAGGCCAGGGGCTAGCGTACGCTATCTCCAATCGGGGTGGTTGTCATTTGCGCGGCGGATTTGTCATCGGTCCAGAGATCTTGGGGGCTCCGCGCATGATCGACCGATTCGCATCGGTGGGAAAAGCTGGACAGGCAGTCCGGCACATGGACTTGGGAGCGGCCATCGATTCTATGGTGGTGTGTCGTTTCTCCACGTATGCTGCCAATGAGTTTGTCTGGGCAAGATTATTGGAAGCGGTCACCGGCGTGCCATATCGTTCCCAAGAGGTGATGCTCATCGGCGAGCGGATCGTCAATCTCGAAAAGCTCTATAATCTTCGGGAAGGGTTCAGCCGCAAGGACGATACCCTTCCAAAACGGCTGTTGGAGGAACCCATAAAAAGCGGACCAGCCAAAGGCAGAACTGTCAATCTGGAACCGATGCTGGATGAATACTACCAATTCCGCGGTTGGGATCGAAATGGCGTACCCCAGGCAAAAAAGCTCACTGAACTTGGTTTGGAGGGATTGATCAATGGCTAAAGAAAAATATCAGGATATCATCAAAGAATTTCAAAAGATCGGCCGCATGATTTGGGAGAAAGAATTGAACAATTCTCATAGTGGCAATATGAGCATGCGAATCGGCGACCGAATTCTGATCACGCGACGCGGCTCGATGTTGGGATTTCTCACAGAAAACGACATCATCGAGACCGGGCTGGAGCGGAACGACAGCGGCATCTCGCTCACTTCCACCGAGGTCAACGTCCATCGGGCGATCTATAAGGGAACCTCCTGCCTCGCCATCGTTCATACCCATCCATTAACTGCTACCGCATTATCATTGGTGCAAGATGAAATTATCGCCATCGATGTGGAAGGTTCTTACTATCTCCGTAAAGTTCCGGTATTAGAGTTCGAGTTCGGCACTAGTTCCAAAGAGATGGAGGAAGAGCTGCCGAAAGCCTTAAAGAATTATAAAATCGTCATGGTGCGCGGCCATGGTGCTTTTGCCATCGGCGATTTTTTGGAAGAAGCACTGCAATATTCGCACATCTTGGAAAGCATCGCCCGGATCGTTTATATGACCAAAATGTTAGGCGGCGACCTGGCGAAAATCCAAAAAGCGATGTATTCAACGTGGTGATTTGTTGAGGAATCAGAGATCACTCGTCCGCAATTGGCCTTTGGGGTTAGACGAGTCAACTTGGTTTGACCCTTGAGCGAGACTCCAGCGCGTCGAAATTTCTATTGACTATTGGATGAAAATA is from candidate division KSB1 bacterium and encodes:
- a CDS encoding aldolase → MAKEKYQDIIKEFQKIGRMIWEKELNNSHSGNMSMRIGDRILITRRGSMLGFLTENDIIETGLERNDSGISLTSTEVNVHRAIYKGTSCLAIVHTHPLTATALSLVQDEIIAIDVEGSYYLRKVPVLEFEFGTSSKEMEEELPKALKNYKIVMVRGHGAFAIGDFLEEALQYSHILESIARIVYMTKMLGGDLAKIQKAMYSTW
- a CDS encoding MoaD/ThiS family protein gives rise to the protein MKIKAKLFASLRKKLGKSECELDLSLGSRVLDAIRELNLSEKDSYVLMLNGIHCQMDQELTDGDVLSIFPMIAGG
- a CDS encoding aldehyde ferredoxin oxidoreductase family protein, with the protein product MNGWMGKLLRVNLTERSVTEEPIDVEVWRKFLGGRGFGAWVLYHEVDHTVKPLDPENVLIFATGPLTGTTAATPGRFSVTTKSPLTGAITDANSGGKWGVYFKKCGYDALIVTGKADTPVYLTIFDDQIEIKDARQVWGKDVHETTDILEETEGKGTSVLCIGPAGENQVLIAAIMNDKDRALARAGVGAVMGSKNLKAIVAKGTKKIEIADPERMKFVTYEANKLVRAHPITSKGLPEFGTAVLVNIMNEAGIFPTRNYQDSQFEGAEKISGESITDQILIKKSGCWGCIIQCARKTRTRNEEGEGPEYESDWALGANCGIDDLEAITEANYLCNKLGLDTISTGGTIACAMELNQRGIVDTGIHFGEAHKLKEIIRKIAYREGIGAELALGSKRFAAKYGAEQYSMQVKGLELAAYDPRGAQGQGLAYAISNRGGCHLRGGFVIGPEILGAPRMIDRFASVGKAGQAVRHMDLGAAIDSMVVCRFSTYAANEFVWARLLEAVTGVPYRSQEVMLIGERIVNLEKLYNLREGFSRKDDTLPKRLLEEPIKSGPAKGRTVNLEPMLDEYYQFRGWDRNGVPQAKKLTELGLEGLING
- a CDS encoding SpoIIE family protein phosphatase; the protein is MAEKHISLVTRLREFTARLTRQQLLSRTTQLNWWGWLLSLFGLTLAYSFSWSGYWSFFLLIHLVFLIGFVIHIDRNFRPPIEALLLVLYLFTLFSRLLINATVSVDPSLQEKNVWLALLILLTSLMALNFSLIIVHNRHGKKAILLTLTALGLLGYVALSSDNDYAKFFFYALTLITLLQNTRWLEELSKLECWIYLLLLFFFYRTIAGLNPFSDIDSKTLAGTNGWYLISAVLFQFNKFYLLAMLIKIPVVLIYNHASLSRKLKISGLFQSTFPQLIQFVLLTIIFYSFLSGWQAENLRRTIQDQLEKFEHGAPAPGVEWYKIDLEQLSEFSKVVDYEPTVAFEQLRGIGVIEMRHRPGIIPFIKPRNDFFIFLRQSSRELYLIKIDEQWLRSITKNLRYLAGTSMNAYPLTPSKWSSYIYRADFLWQRERHIRIFPLGALPIKSDSGVSIQLDYPYSTPEKILNKFEFLFKDKYQLVFGRVYLPFWQEDKPSNRFLAFDIIMKLEPVILFSGLPQILMVLLVIYLLFNSFVVRQVVKFGEQINETIIEKFAQLRAGIQQIATGNLDHKITLEGEDEFVELADHFNEMGQQLKKKIAEARERDLFEYELQLARQVQLSLLPQHLPQIPNFELAASMQTANTVGGDFYDIFAVDNQRYLFTIGDVSGKGSSAALYMAQCMSLVRFSRQFTSDPKQIASRLNNYFATTILDRQIFVTSIIGILNPEENKLQFTRAGHCAPIIVPADPKRSVQLLESRGLGIGLTQDARMFERANMIKIVTLAPGDVLVCYTDGIIEAARLSAPSSEAEFELYGEPRLLRLLESQRGKGAQEILKAIEADIAAFYNGHPRVDDHTILILKCCK